The Lacrimispora xylanolytica genome has a segment encoding these proteins:
- a CDS encoding site-specific DNA-methyltransferase: MSEKLNRFVNLMKSIFELDKSDLDFGIYRIMNIRRDEIERFLTEGLPNKVQDTLAPFASNTVDIENRLAEIEKQCADLGIEISASPKLAEEYSRLKGQLTAGVDLSALETDVYSALYSFFNRYYDEGDFISKRRYKEGVYAIPYEGEEVKLYWANQDQYYIKTAENFKDYTFIDEGRKVHFRIVDATTEQNNNKESNDKKRTFMLYEETDEKPELKTMEILNGELYIRFVFDVPADKKIKYAEENYKKISAAISSQFKDWFSLLRPAATKDQKKVKSVLEKHLESYVAKNTFDYFIHKDLRGFLTRELDFFIKSEVIHLDDIDTTDEKRVDAYIAKVRAIKRVGKIIIDFVAQIENFQKKLWLKKKFVVSTDWCITLDSIDEAFYEEIIKNKIQVQEWVDMYAINEIEGDSTTVAYSEPLTLDFLHQNKNLIVDTKYFSTDFKDRLISSFENIEEQTGGLMFHSDNFQAINLLLEKYYEKIRLIYIDPPYNTDASKILYKNGYEHSSWISLMESRLMAAKKLISPKGIIEVAIDDYEFRYINLLLDEVFGINNAISNIAIFTNPKGRDQGFIAQAHDYTLLYAKDKRFAQTNNFILSDEEIKKKFSKQQGEQALRELPLKRTGTGKRREERPYMFFPFIYDISAKKLSVIPEDEYKKIYNPEDDTFNDDFVRELQKEYEEKGCAFLLPLSSKGENLRWRWGYKSCCKGCENGTLFAKSMRDGRYAVYQYDFADSEATPKSLWFGERYDASSKGTNILESILPNNPFDYPKSLYTVEDNIIIGSDEADVVLDFFAGSGTTGHAVININRTVDDSQRKYILVDMGEYFDSVIKARMKKVIYANDWENGKPKNRTTGVTHIMKYHHLESYEDALSNISLSEEKHKMSVLFGDEYLINYMFDVEAKDSMINLDSFKMPFSYKMKINENNETKEKIVDLCETFNYLIGINVVRQSVVSYFKTEPDKAGIYEGAVQLTEDIDGEFAFKQIEGILPDGRHTLIIWRTITDNLIESNAALDAYFNKHRINQLNREFDIIYVNGDNNLENLKADEEHWKVNMIEPEFKQRMFEEV; the protein is encoded by the coding sequence ATGTCTGAAAAGCTAAATCGTTTTGTTAATTTAATGAAAAGCATATTTGAATTGGATAAGTCTGATTTGGATTTTGGTATCTATCGTATCATGAATATTCGCAGAGACGAAATAGAGAGATTCCTAACTGAAGGACTGCCAAATAAAGTTCAGGATACCCTTGCACCTTTTGCTTCAAATACAGTGGACATTGAGAATCGTCTTGCCGAGATAGAAAAGCAATGTGCAGACTTAGGCATTGAAATTTCAGCGAGCCCTAAGCTTGCAGAAGAGTACTCTCGCTTGAAAGGTCAGCTTACGGCAGGTGTTGATTTGTCTGCTTTGGAAACTGACGTTTATTCGGCATTGTATAGCTTTTTTAATCGCTATTATGACGAGGGTGATTTCATTTCAAAACGCCGCTATAAAGAAGGTGTATACGCCATTCCCTATGAAGGTGAGGAGGTCAAGTTATATTGGGCTAACCAAGACCAGTATTACATAAAGACTGCTGAGAACTTCAAGGATTATACCTTTATTGACGAAGGGCGTAAAGTTCATTTCCGTATCGTGGATGCCACAACAGAGCAGAATAACAACAAGGAAAGCAATGACAAAAAGCGTACGTTCATGCTTTATGAGGAGACTGACGAAAAGCCTGAACTTAAGACAATGGAAATATTAAATGGTGAGCTTTATATTCGCTTTGTTTTTGATGTTCCTGCTGATAAGAAGATCAAATATGCCGAAGAAAATTATAAGAAAATCAGCGCTGCTATATCCAGTCAATTTAAAGACTGGTTTAGTTTACTACGTCCGGCTGCAACGAAAGACCAAAAGAAAGTTAAATCTGTGTTGGAGAAGCATTTAGAAAGCTATGTTGCCAAAAATACATTTGATTACTTTATACATAAGGATTTACGTGGTTTCTTAACGAGAGAGTTGGACTTTTTTATTAAAAGCGAGGTCATTCACCTTGACGATATTGATACAACAGATGAAAAAAGAGTGGATGCTTATATTGCCAAAGTAAGGGCTATTAAGCGTGTTGGAAAAATCATTATTGATTTCGTTGCACAAATTGAGAATTTTCAGAAAAAACTATGGCTCAAAAAGAAATTCGTAGTTAGCACGGATTGGTGTATTACGCTGGATAGCATTGATGAGGCTTTTTATGAGGAAATCATAAAGAACAAGATACAAGTACAGGAATGGGTTGATATGTATGCAATCAATGAGATTGAGGGCGATTCGACAACAGTAGCATACTCTGAACCATTGACGTTGGATTTTTTGCATCAAAACAAGAATCTTATAGTTGATACAAAGTATTTTTCAACAGACTTTAAGGACAGGTTGATTTCAAGTTTTGAGAATATTGAAGAGCAAACCGGAGGTTTGATGTTTCATAGTGATAACTTTCAAGCCATTAACTTACTGCTTGAAAAGTATTATGAGAAAATTAGGTTGATATATATTGACCCTCCTTATAATACGGATGCAAGTAAAATTCTTTATAAGAATGGATATGAACATTCAAGTTGGATTTCTCTAATGGAATCAAGGCTCATGGCTGCCAAAAAACTTATTTCACCTAAAGGTATTATTGAAGTTGCTATTGATGATTATGAATTCAGGTATATAAATTTATTACTTGATGAAGTGTTTGGAATTAATAACGCTATTTCAAACATTGCAATCTTCACAAATCCTAAAGGGCGTGACCAAGGATTTATTGCACAAGCGCATGACTATACACTTTTATATGCAAAAGATAAACGATTTGCACAGACTAATAACTTTATACTTAGTGACGAGGAAATAAAAAAGAAATTCTCAAAACAACAAGGCGAGCAGGCGTTAAGAGAACTACCGCTTAAAAGGACAGGAACTGGAAAGCGTAGAGAAGAACGTCCTTATATGTTTTTTCCATTCATTTATGATATAAGTGCTAAAAAACTTAGTGTTATACCTGAAGATGAATATAAAAAAATATATAATCCTGAAGATGATACTTTCAATGATGATTTTGTAAGGGAATTGCAAAAAGAATATGAAGAAAAAGGTTGTGCTTTTCTTTTACCACTTAGTAGCAAAGGGGAAAATCTACGTTGGCGTTGGGGATATAAGAGTTGCTGTAAGGGCTGTGAAAATGGAACATTGTTTGCCAAGTCTATGAGAGACGGAAGATATGCCGTTTATCAATATGATTTTGCCGATTCAGAGGCGACTCCTAAGTCTCTTTGGTTCGGAGAACGCTACGATGCATCGTCTAAAGGGACAAATATCCTTGAGAGCATATTACCTAATAACCCATTTGATTATCCAAAAAGTCTTTACACAGTTGAGGATAATATAATAATCGGGTCTGATGAAGCTGACGTAGTATTAGATTTTTTTGCAGGTTCAGGAACAACGGGTCATGCTGTAATCAATATTAATAGAACAGTTGATGATTCACAACGAAAATATATTCTTGTAGACATGGGTGAATATTTTGATTCAGTCATAAAAGCGAGAATGAAAAAGGTTATTTATGCTAATGATTGGGAGAATGGAAAGCCAAAAAATAGGACAACAGGTGTAACTCATATTATGAAGTATCACCATTTAGAAAGCTATGAAGATGCTCTATCAAATATCAGTCTTTCTGAAGAAAAGCATAAAATGTCCGTATTGTTCGGTGATGAATATTTAATCAATTATATGTTTGACGTTGAGGCTAAAGATAGCATGATAAATCTTGACAGCTTTAAAATGCCATTCAGTTATAAAATGAAAATTAATGAGAATAACGAAACCAAGGAGAAAATAGTTGACCTGTGCGAAACTTTCAATTATCTCATTGGTATTAACGTGGTGCGTCAAAGTGTGGTTTCGTACTTTAAAACAGAGCCTGACAAAGCAGGGATTTATGAAGGTGCGGTGCAGTTAACCGAGGATATTGATGGAGAATTTGCATTTAAACAGATTGAGGGTATACTTCCAGATGGGCGACATACACTAATTATTTGGCGTACCATCACGGATAATCTGATTGAGAGCAATGCCGCTCTGGATGCTTATTTCAATAAGCACCGTATAAATCAGCTTAACCGTGAATTTGACATAATCTATGTTAATGGGGATAACAACCTTGAAAATCTAAAGGCAGATGAGGAACATTGGAAGGTTAATATGATAGAGCCTGAATTTAAGCAGCGTATGTTTGAGGAGGTATAA